The Streptomyces pactum genome contains a region encoding:
- a CDS encoding DUF6531 domain-containing protein, whose product MTLKERRAQVADLREPKEPGASISLPGNRTLESDAAAPDAKGAKQDRAPAAAAALSPPTNLRVAPHKWFGFDVEWGNTKFDTPVGTESIYKALYRASDNKLIKQWCDSDPDGSTDYSGKTFNWGVSDPTILTQGVEYYYKIAVSADRGTHSDPLGKGCATGWSAEAKGPNIEAQGRPVSVPLAETYGCGCLDTTGRLPFQGYIGDPVNTATGAQTEAAVDAQLYAPGVPFALRRTYSSNNTSSGVLGKGWSFAYDVRLQVSDTKVVYSADSGARITFTKNATSGAYTASSLGVTATLTGSASSGFTLTSGTREKLTFNGTGRLTGWRDASGVGLTFTYSGTDLASVKDAGGRVVKLTVDPATHLLEAVELPGGQSVDYGYTDGLLTSVKGTDGGTTVYAYDADDLLARVTDPAGRTTMQAKYDSSGRVTEHTDADGKKATFSRATLETDYQDPAGGIWTDVYHGSVLRNRIDPLGNVTSYQYDTKLRLTAVTDPAGRRTTMTYDSAGGLLSRTSAGVTESWTYDSARNVSTHTDGRGAKTTYNYDTTRRLTSIVGPVGKTSFTYNTLGQVATTTSPRGKVTSLGYDDNGNLTSRTSPSGAKTTYTYDAAGRLLTNTDPRGNVSGADAAKYTTTYAYDTAGRLAKTTAPAGNATTYDYDANGNQTKATDAAGNVTTFGYDKFNRVTSVTAPDGSVETTAYDANGNVTAETDAAGGKTTYSYDKAGRLVSVTPPNGNASGADRTKYTTTYAYDRAGNLTKTVAPTGAVTSTVYDALNRPTKVTDPLGRTTTTAYDGNGNVTQVTDPLGKVTKYTYTAADLLATVTDPLGKVTTYGYDVAGNRTSVTTPLGHKTTYAYDDDDRQIRMVSARGNASGATPAKYTWTTDYDAAGKPVSLTDPLGNVAKRSYDASGNVTSVTDPAQRTTAYGYDALGRLTSVTAPDAGKTAYAYDKAGNRIRRTDPTGHVTTYGYDPAQRLTSVTDPLDRKTSYAYDADGNLTTKTTPRGTTTQNWDARGLLTKVDYSDTTPDVTYQYDAAGQMTLRENAALSEDFVYDKAGRLTKTRGFAYTYDAAGQMLTRKYADGTTITYTYDADGRTATMAADSTTTKYTYDAEANLTRTTLPNTLVEERTYDAAARLTSVNATKAGAVVTKTALALSPAGQPTRIDTTRAGVAAGGYDLTYDKAGRITAGCAPQPQVSGCAASRTTSYTYDKAGNRLTSTLGTTATSYTYDDAHQLTSSTTGSTTTNYDYDDEGNQTKAGANTYTYDLAGQISEVTKDDGLRQTFRHDSEGNLVGIGGSLPKSLTWDPNAPLPLLATETTGLTTVKSHRYDPLGQVAAVKASNGDVLSYTHDTLGSPLDVTDSTGTVDHSMAYDPFGNRELSTGTGSTIAPSYTGAYQDPTTGYLDLRARQYDTITGRFTRPDPYTPDPDTPFTQPYAYVENMPTSRVDPSGMCSVTTQLKDLFSGNWWDSDCEKEDRETATLPPAAQSAKELSDKVTNEAIEVTGQASLGFLDGVTLGSFSHLTGAQIVCPPAYNVGLFGSLLLAPFPTSGSRHLAAEGIEHATASVWTRIVATQPVYAGTVLPKSFNLLTSSGRQIWVHPNATKHIAEEIMHNGFSKSFKTEEMLFGLTRAVDAATLQGVQYGQRVLSHGWELIIAKPRNLTENPVLKHARRLG is encoded by the coding sequence ATGACGCTCAAAGAAAGACGCGCCCAAGTCGCCGACCTGCGCGAGCCTAAGGAGCCGGGTGCGAGCATCAGCCTCCCGGGCAACAGGACGCTCGAAAGCGACGCCGCAGCACCCGACGCCAAGGGTGCCAAGCAGGACCGAGCGCCCGCCGCAGCTGCGGCTTTGAGCCCTCCGACGAATCTGCGGGTCGCCCCGCATAAGTGGTTCGGCTTCGATGTGGAGTGGGGCAACACCAAGTTCGACACCCCGGTCGGTACCGAGTCGATCTACAAGGCCCTCTACCGGGCGTCGGACAACAAGCTGATCAAGCAGTGGTGCGACTCGGACCCGGACGGCTCGACCGACTACTCCGGAAAGACGTTCAACTGGGGCGTCTCCGACCCGACGATCCTGACCCAGGGCGTCGAGTACTACTACAAGATCGCCGTCTCGGCCGACCGGGGAACGCACTCCGACCCCCTGGGCAAGGGCTGCGCCACCGGCTGGAGCGCCGAAGCAAAGGGCCCGAACATCGAGGCCCAGGGCCGGCCGGTGTCCGTCCCCCTCGCGGAGACGTACGGGTGCGGTTGCCTGGACACCACCGGCCGACTGCCCTTCCAGGGCTACATCGGCGACCCGGTCAACACCGCCACCGGCGCCCAGACAGAAGCCGCCGTCGACGCCCAGCTGTACGCTCCTGGGGTCCCGTTCGCGCTGCGGCGAACGTACTCGTCCAACAACACGTCATCCGGCGTCCTGGGCAAGGGCTGGTCCTTCGCCTACGACGTACGCCTCCAGGTGTCGGACACCAAGGTGGTCTACTCCGCCGACAGCGGTGCACGCATCACCTTCACCAAGAACGCCACCTCTGGTGCCTACACGGCCTCCTCGCTCGGCGTCACCGCAACCCTGACCGGCTCGGCGAGCAGCGGGTTCACACTGACCAGCGGCACACGGGAAAAGCTCACCTTCAACGGCACCGGCCGGCTCACCGGATGGCGGGACGCCAGCGGAGTCGGCCTGACCTTCACGTACTCGGGCACAGACCTGGCGTCGGTAAAGGACGCCGGCGGCCGAGTGGTGAAACTGACCGTCGATCCGGCCACCCACCTGCTGGAAGCAGTCGAGCTCCCCGGCGGCCAGAGCGTCGACTACGGCTACACCGACGGACTCCTCACCTCCGTGAAGGGAACCGACGGCGGAACCACTGTCTACGCCTATGACGCCGACGACTTGCTCGCCCGCGTCACGGACCCGGCCGGCCGCACGACGATGCAGGCCAAGTACGACAGCAGCGGCCGCGTCACCGAGCACACCGACGCCGACGGCAAGAAGGCCACGTTCTCCCGAGCGACGCTGGAGACCGACTACCAGGATCCGGCCGGCGGCATCTGGACCGACGTCTACCACGGCAGCGTGCTGCGCAACCGCATCGACCCGCTCGGCAACGTCACGTCGTACCAGTACGACACGAAGCTGCGCCTGACGGCCGTAACCGACCCGGCGGGACGGCGCACGACCATGACCTACGACTCCGCCGGTGGCCTGCTGAGCCGCACCAGCGCAGGCGTAACCGAGTCATGGACGTACGACTCCGCCCGCAACGTCTCGACCCACACGGACGGGCGAGGCGCCAAGACGACGTACAACTACGACACGACGCGGCGGCTGACCTCCATCGTCGGCCCGGTGGGCAAGACCTCCTTCACGTACAACACCCTGGGGCAGGTGGCCACGACCACCTCTCCCCGAGGCAAGGTCACCTCGCTCGGCTACGACGACAACGGCAACCTGACCTCGCGCACCTCGCCGTCCGGCGCCAAGACCACCTATACCTACGACGCGGCAGGGCGCCTGCTCACCAACACCGACCCGCGCGGCAACGTCTCCGGCGCGGACGCGGCTAAGTACACCACCACGTACGCCTATGACACCGCCGGGCGGCTGGCGAAGACCACGGCCCCAGCCGGGAACGCCACCACCTACGACTACGACGCGAACGGCAACCAAACCAAGGCGACCGACGCGGCCGGTAATGTCACCACCTTCGGCTACGACAAGTTCAACCGCGTCACCTCGGTAACCGCTCCCGACGGCTCCGTCGAAACCACGGCCTACGACGCGAACGGCAACGTCACCGCCGAGACCGACGCGGCGGGCGGGAAGACGACGTACAGCTACGACAAGGCAGGCCGCCTCGTCTCAGTTACCCCGCCCAACGGCAACGCCTCCGGCGCGGACCGGACGAAGTACACGACCACGTACGCCTACGACCGCGCCGGCAACCTCACCAAGACCGTCGCCCCGACGGGCGCGGTGACCAGCACCGTCTACGACGCCCTCAACCGGCCCACCAAGGTCACCGACCCGCTGGGCCGCACCACGACCACAGCCTACGACGGCAACGGCAACGTCACCCAGGTCACCGACCCGCTAGGCAAGGTCACCAAGTACACCTACACGGCCGCCGACCTCCTCGCGACCGTGACCGACCCGCTGGGCAAAGTCACCACCTACGGGTACGACGTCGCCGGCAACCGCACGTCCGTCACCACGCCGCTCGGCCACAAGACCACCTACGCCTACGACGATGACGACCGTCAGATACGGATGGTCAGCGCCCGCGGAAACGCCTCCGGCGCCACCCCAGCGAAATACACCTGGACCACCGACTACGACGCCGCAGGCAAACCAGTCAGCCTGACCGACCCGCTGGGCAACGTCGCAAAGAGAAGCTACGACGCTTCCGGGAACGTCACGTCCGTCACCGATCCAGCCCAGCGCACCACCGCCTACGGATACGACGCCCTCGGCCGCCTGACCTCGGTCACCGCACCCGACGCCGGCAAGACGGCCTACGCCTACGACAAGGCCGGCAACCGCATCCGGCGCACCGACCCGACAGGGCACGTCACCACCTACGGATACGACCCAGCACAGCGACTTACCTCCGTCACCGACCCGCTCGACCGCAAGACCTCCTACGCCTACGACGCGGACGGCAACCTCACCACCAAGACCACGCCCCGGGGCACCACCACCCAGAACTGGGACGCACGCGGCCTGCTGACCAAGGTGGACTACTCCGACACCACGCCAGACGTCACCTACCAGTACGACGCCGCCGGACAGATGACCCTGCGTGAGAACGCAGCCCTCTCCGAGGACTTCGTCTACGACAAGGCCGGACGCCTCACCAAGACCCGCGGCTTCGCCTACACCTACGACGCCGCAGGCCAGATGCTGACCCGCAAGTACGCCGACGGCACCACCATCACCTACACCTACGACGCCGACGGCCGCACCGCCACCATGGCCGCCGACTCCACCACCACCAAATACACCTACGACGCCGAAGCGAACCTCACCCGTACCACGTTGCCCAACACTCTGGTCGAGGAACGGACCTACGACGCCGCGGCGCGACTGACGTCCGTCAACGCCACGAAGGCGGGAGCGGTGGTCACCAAGACCGCGCTCGCCCTCTCCCCCGCCGGCCAGCCCACCCGCATCGACACCACCCGGGCAGGGGTCGCCGCAGGCGGCTACGACCTGACCTACGACAAGGCCGGGCGTATCACCGCCGGCTGCGCCCCGCAACCGCAGGTCAGCGGCTGCGCCGCCTCCCGCACCACCAGCTACACCTACGACAAGGCGGGCAACCGCCTCACGTCGACACTGGGGACGACGGCCACCAGCTACACCTACGACGACGCCCACCAACTCACCTCGTCCACCACAGGCTCCACCACCACCAACTACGACTACGACGACGAGGGCAACCAGACCAAGGCCGGAGCCAACACCTACACCTACGACCTGGCCGGCCAAATCTCAGAAGTCACCAAGGACGACGGCCTACGCCAAACCTTCCGCCACGACTCCGAAGGCAACCTAGTAGGCATCGGAGGCAGTCTCCCCAAGAGCCTCACGTGGGACCCCAACGCCCCGCTGCCCCTTCTCGCCACTGAGACCACCGGCCTGACAACGGTAAAGTCCCACCGTTACGACCCGCTCGGTCAGGTCGCCGCCGTGAAGGCCAGCAACGGAGACGTACTCTCCTACACTCACGACACCCTGGGCTCGCCCTTGGACGTCACCGACAGCACCGGCACAGTCGACCACAGCATGGCCTATGACCCCTTCGGCAACCGGGAGCTGAGCACCGGGACCGGAAGCACTATCGCACCGTCCTACACCGGCGCCTACCAGGACCCCACAACCGGGTACCTCGACCTCCGCGCCCGCCAGTACGACACCATCACCGGTCGCTTCACCCGCCCCGACCCGTACACACCCGACCCGGATACGCCCTTCACGCAGCCTTACGCCTACGTGGAGAACATGCCGACCAGCCGCGTCGACCCTAGCGGCATGTGCAGTGTCACTACGCAACTGAAGGACCTGTTCTCAGGCAACTGGTGGGACAGCGACTGTGAGAAGGAAGACCGCGAAACCGCAACCCTCCCACCCGCGGCCCAGTCCGCCAAGGAACTCTCCGACAAGGTCACCAACGAAGCCATCGAGGTCACTGGACAGGCGAGCCTCGGCTTCCTCGACGGCGTCACCCTCGGCAGTTTCAGCCATCTCACCGGAGCCCAAATAGTCTGCCCGCCGGCATATAACGTCGGACTGTTCGGCAGCCTGCTGTTGGCGCCCTTCCCCACCTCGGGAAGCCGGCATCTGGCTGCGGAGGGGATCGAGCATGCCACTGCTTCCGTATGGACGCGGATCGTGGCGACTCAGCCCGTCTATGCCGGAACCGTGCTGCCCAAGTCCTTCAATCTGCTCACCTCAAGCGGCCGCCAGATCTGGGTGCACCCCAACGCAACGAAGCACATTGCCGAGGAGATCATGCACAACGGCTTCTCCAAGAGCTTCAAGACCGAGGAGATGCTGTTCGGCCTCACCCGAGCGGTCGATGCAGCCACCCTGCAGGGGGTCCAGTACGGTCAGAGGGTGTTGAGTCACGGTTGGGAACTGATCATCGCCAAACCCAGAAATCTGACGGAGAACCCAGTGCTGAAGCATGCACGAAGGCT